The sequence GGTGGGAACATATCTTCATGATAGTGATCCCAGTGACCAGATCGCTTATAAAACTCAACATTCGCCATGATAGGTGTATACACATGTTGATAACCTAAGCTAATTTCTTTATCTGTGATATAACGTTCAATAGTGCGGCGGATTGTTGCGCCTTTTGGCAACCAAAATGGTAAACCAGAACCAACATCTGGATTAAGCATAAATAAGTCAAGCTCTTTCCCTAGTTTACGGTGATCACGTTCTTTGGCTTCTTCACGCATTTTGATAAATTCTTTTAAATCTTTTTTGTCGAAGAACGCAGTTCCGTAAATACGTTGCATCATTTGATTGTTCGAATTTCCTCTCCAATAAGCGCCCGCTACTGATAATAACTGGAATACTTGGATGCGGCCAGTAGATGGCACATGGACACCACGACATAAATCAACAAAGTCACCTTGATCATAAACTGTGATAACTTCATCTTCTGGAAGTTCTGAAATCAATTCAACTTTGTAAGGATCATCTGCAAATAAGTCTAATGCTTCATTCTTAGAAACAACTTTACGGACAATTGGATTGTTTTCTTTGACGATTTTCATCATTTCAGCTTCAATTGCTGGTAAATCTTCTGCTGTTATCGGATTTTCACCATTATCAGTATCGTAGTAAAAACCAGAATCAATAGCTGGACCTACACCGAATTTGATTTTTGGGAATAAACGACGTAATGCATTCGCCATTAAGTGAGCAGATGAATGACGTAAAATTTGTAGAGCATCCTCATGATCTGGTGTTACGATTTCGATTTTTCCATCCTCCTCGATTGGACGATCTAAATCTATTAATGTACCATTGAATTTCCCTGCTAATGCTTTTTTAGCTAAACTGTTACTAATACTTTTAGCGATGTCTAACGTTGACGAACCAGTCTCAAATTCTTTGACTGCACCATCTGGAAAAGTAATCTTGATTGACATTTTTGTTTCCTCCTTTAGTAGATTATGATTGAAAAAGATTGTTTATTCACTTTATTTTAGTCAACTTTTGTATTTTACAAAAAATGCAAAAAGTCCTAGTATCCGAATTAAATCAGATACTAGGACGAAAAGTTCGTGGTTCCACCTATTTTTAAACACAGCAAACAGCCATGTTCCTCAAGCGTGCTAACGGTACGACCGCCTCTGCTTCAACAAAGGTTGGAAAAAGTGGTCATTCCTTGCGCGGGTCTGGAAAATTTTCAGCCAAGATTTCCCTCTCTAAAAGACTGCTTACAAGTTCAGTTGTCTTTCTCATCAATCATTTATGTGTTAATTTAAACACTTCTTCAAATAAAAAGCAAGTATTTCTTAAAAATGATTATTTTTTCCATTGGCCACCTTGTGCATAACGGTCTTTTTTCATCTCGTTTACAATAACATGAATATTCTCTTGAGGTGCTCCTGTATTTCTGGATACCACTTCCGTGATTTCTTTTACCATGTTCGTTAGTTGCTCTTCGCTTCGTCCTTCAATTAATTCAACATGAATAAATGGCATAATTTCTCCTCCGTTTACTTTTTCTAATTTATAATTTAATGATACCACGTTCTTTAACAATCTATTTATTTTTTCGCATCCAAACTAAATATTGAAGCATCTTGATTCATAAATATGTTTTGACCATGATAAAACGTTCTACTAGAGACT is a genomic window of Enterococcus haemoperoxidus ATCC BAA-382 containing:
- a CDS encoding 2-hydroxymuconate tautomerase; translation: MPFIHVELIEGRSEEQLTNMVKEITEVVSRNTGAPQENIHVIVNEMKKDRYAQGGQWKK